One segment of Virgibacillus doumboii DNA contains the following:
- the cysE gene encoding serine O-acetyltransferase, whose translation MGFFKRIKEDMDVVFEQDPAARTYFEVCLTYSGLHAIWSHRIAHLLFNRRLFFIARVISQVSRFFTGIEIHPGAKIGRKFFIDHGMGVVIGETCEIGDNVTIFQGVTLGGTGKEKGKRHPTVKNNAMISTGAKVLGNITIGESSKVGGGSVVLKDVPDHSTVVGVPGRVVKQNGEKVRKNLDHHKLPDPVADRCDRLQKEIDLLNEELAKLKEVKDNVNNDL comes from the coding sequence ATGGGGTTTTTCAAACGGATAAAGGAAGATATGGATGTCGTATTTGAACAGGATCCTGCAGCACGAACTTATTTTGAAGTATGCTTAACATATTCAGGCCTGCATGCCATCTGGTCGCATCGCATTGCTCATCTTCTCTTCAATAGGCGATTGTTTTTTATCGCCCGTGTCATCTCACAGGTAAGCAGGTTTTTTACCGGGATAGAAATCCATCCCGGAGCAAAAATAGGCAGGAAATTTTTTATCGACCATGGCATGGGAGTAGTCATTGGTGAGACTTGTGAAATCGGTGATAATGTTACTATTTTTCAAGGAGTCACACTGGGAGGAACCGGTAAAGAAAAAGGGAAACGTCACCCTACAGTAAAAAACAATGCAATGATTTCTACAGGTGCCAAAGTACTTGGTAACATAACAATTGGAGAAAGTTCAAAAGTTGGCGGCGGGTCAGTCGTATTAAAAGATGTCCCGGATCACTCAACTGTTGTAGGAGTTCCGGGCCGGGTTGTAAAACAAAACGGTGAAAAGGTCCGCAAAAACCTGGATCATCATAAATTGCCTGACCCTGTAGCAGACCGTTGTGACCGCCTGCAAAAAGAAATTGACTTATTAAATGAGGAATTAGCCAAATTGAAGGAAGTGAAAGATAATGTCAATAACGATCTATAA
- the rplA gene encoding 50S ribosomal protein L1: protein MAKKSKRYQEATKLVDRSKSYEVTEAVALLKETAKANFDETVEAAFRLGVDPKKADQQIRGAFVLPHGTGKTQRVLVFAKGDKAKEAEAAGADYVGEQDLINKINQGWFEFDVIVATPDMMAEVGKLGRVLGPKGLMPNPKTGTVTFEIEKAVNDIKAGKVEYRVDKSANIHVPIGKISFDNEKLVDNFEAMTEALVKAKPQAAKGVYMRNASVTSTMGPGIRVDISSYVK, encoded by the coding sequence ATGGCTAAAAAAAGTAAAAGATATCAAGAAGCTACAAAGCTTGTTGATCGTTCGAAATCATATGAAGTAACAGAAGCTGTTGCTTTGTTAAAAGAAACAGCAAAAGCAAACTTCGATGAAACTGTGGAAGCTGCATTTCGTTTAGGAGTGGATCCTAAGAAAGCAGATCAGCAGATTCGCGGAGCTTTTGTATTGCCGCATGGTACTGGTAAGACACAACGTGTACTGGTATTTGCAAAGGGTGATAAGGCAAAAGAAGCTGAAGCAGCCGGTGCAGACTATGTAGGCGAACAAGACTTAATTAATAAAATTAATCAGGGATGGTTTGAATTTGATGTGATTGTTGCGACTCCGGACATGATGGCCGAAGTTGGTAAACTTGGCCGTGTTTTAGGACCAAAAGGACTAATGCCTAACCCTAAAACCGGAACAGTAACTTTCGAAATTGAAAAAGCTGTTAACGATATTAAAGCTGGTAAAGTGGAATATCGTGTAGATAAATCAGCGAATATCCATGTTCCAATTGGTAAAATCTCTTTCGACAATGAAAAGTTAGTTGATAACTTTGAAGCTATGACAGAAGCACTTGTAAAAGCTAAGCCACAAGCGGCAAAAGGTGTTTACATGCGCAATGCATCTGTGACTTCAACAATGGGACCTGGAATCAGAGTAGATATTTCAAGCTACGTTAAATAA
- a CDS encoding Mini-ribonuclease 3: MNIDVKQMKSLALAYMGDAVYEVHVREYLLQSGKVKPNQLHRSAVRFVSAKRQAAVVLYWLESKYLTEEEERIVFRGRNAKSGTIPKNTDVQTYRYSTAFEALIGYHYLQKDTDRLNELISYAIQFSEGRKG, translated from the coding sequence ATGAATATTGACGTAAAACAGATGAAAAGCCTGGCACTTGCCTACATGGGTGATGCTGTTTACGAAGTCCATGTGAGAGAGTATTTACTGCAAAGCGGAAAAGTGAAACCGAATCAATTACATCGGAGTGCAGTTCGTTTTGTATCAGCAAAACGACAGGCTGCTGTTGTATTATATTGGCTTGAGTCCAAGTATCTTACTGAAGAAGAGGAGCGGATTGTGTTCCGGGGCAGGAATGCCAAATCCGGCACAATCCCCAAAAACACAGATGTGCAAACGTATCGTTATAGCACAGCTTTTGAGGCATTGATTGGTTATCATTATTTGCAGAAAGATACAGACAGGCTGAACGAACTGATATCTTACGCAATTCAATTCAGTGAAGGGAGGAAAGGGTGA
- the gltX gene encoding glutamate--tRNA ligase — translation MTNQVRVRYAPSPTGNLHIGNARTALFNYLYAKHFDGKFIIRIEDTDEKRNIEGGEESQLMYLKWLGIEWDEGADVGGDFGPYRQMERLDLYQKYVDELLEKGLAYKCYMTEEELEKEREEQRAKGQVPKYSGAHRNLTEEEIAQFEQEGRKPSIRMRVPDNETYTFNDIVRGNITFESSDFGDWVIVKKNGTPTYNFAVAIDDHLMNITHVLRGEEHISNTPKQMMVYDAFGWEAPYFGHMTLILNEERKKLSKRDEHILQFIEQYRNLGYLPEALFNFITLLGWSPVGEEEIFSRDKLIEIFDPDRLSTSAAIFDRHKLKWMNNEYIKASDLDHVIDLAMPHLIEAGRLSEDMDETTREWAEKVIALYQEQLRYGAEIVELTELFFHESISYDEGAMDILKEEQVPEVLQVFADKLIHLDDFTKDSIKGQIKATQKETGHRGKRLFMPIRVATTGQAHGPELPLAIELLGKDVVLSRLDKVLKQLGA, via the coding sequence ATGACAAATCAGGTTCGTGTTCGTTATGCGCCAAGTCCAACAGGTAATTTGCATATTGGAAACGCGCGTACGGCATTATTTAATTACTTATATGCAAAACATTTTGATGGAAAATTTATTATACGTATCGAGGATACGGATGAAAAGCGAAATATTGAAGGCGGAGAAGAAAGCCAGCTGATGTATTTAAAATGGCTTGGTATTGAATGGGATGAAGGAGCTGACGTCGGCGGGGATTTTGGACCTTACCGTCAGATGGAGCGGCTTGACTTATATCAAAAATATGTAGATGAATTATTGGAAAAAGGGTTAGCTTATAAGTGCTACATGACGGAAGAAGAATTGGAAAAAGAACGTGAAGAGCAGCGTGCCAAGGGACAGGTTCCGAAGTATTCCGGTGCTCATCGTAATTTGACGGAAGAAGAAATTGCACAGTTTGAACAGGAAGGACGTAAACCAAGTATCCGGATGCGGGTTCCTGACAATGAAACGTATACGTTCAACGACATTGTAAGAGGTAACATAACGTTTGAATCCAGTGATTTCGGTGACTGGGTTATTGTGAAGAAAAACGGTACACCAACATACAATTTCGCTGTTGCGATCGATGACCATTTGATGAACATCACCCATGTCCTGCGTGGCGAGGAACATATTTCAAATACGCCGAAGCAAATGATGGTATATGATGCCTTTGGATGGGAAGCGCCGTATTTTGGTCATATGACGTTAATCCTCAATGAGGAGCGCAAGAAGTTAAGTAAGCGTGATGAGCATATTTTGCAGTTTATTGAGCAGTATCGTAATCTGGGCTACTTACCAGAGGCGTTGTTTAACTTTATCACGCTGCTTGGATGGTCACCTGTTGGCGAAGAAGAGATTTTCAGCCGTGACAAATTAATTGAGATTTTTGATCCGGACCGTCTATCAACATCAGCGGCTATTTTTGACCGCCATAAATTAAAGTGGATGAACAATGAGTATATAAAAGCATCTGACCTTGATCACGTTATTGACCTGGCAATGCCGCACCTGATTGAAGCAGGAAGATTGTCCGAGGATATGGATGAAACGACAAGGGAATGGGCAGAAAAAGTAATTGCCCTTTACCAGGAACAGCTTCGTTATGGAGCGGAAATTGTTGAATTAACCGAACTGTTTTTCCATGAGTCAATCAGCTATGATGAGGGCGCAATGGATATCCTGAAGGAGGAGCAGGTGCCTGAAGTCCTGCAGGTTTTCGCTGATAAATTGATCCATTTGGATGACTTTACAAAGGACTCTATCAAAGGTCAAATCAAAGCGACACAAAAAGAGACAGGTCACCGGGGAAAAAGGTTGTTCATGCCGATTCGTGTTGCAACAACCGGACAAGCACACGGTCCCGAGCTCCCGCTGGCAATCGAACTCCTTGGAAAAGATGTTGTTTTAAGCCGTCTGGATAAAGTTTTAAAACAATTAGGAGCTTAA
- the cysS gene encoding cysteine--tRNA ligase: MSITIYNTLTRQKEAFKPLEEGKVSMYVCGPTVYNYIHIGNARPAIVFDTVRRYLEYKGFQVDYVLNFTDVDDKIIKAANELNEEVSDVANRFIDAYLEDVGALGVKKATYNPRVTETMDDIITFISTLIEKGHAYEVDGDVYFKPRSFEGYGKLSHQSIDELRSGARIQVGEKKEDPLDFALWKKAKDSEIAWNSPWGQGRPGWHIECSAMVKKYLGETIDIHAGGQDLTFPHHENEIAQSEAMTGKSFAKYWMHNGYINIDNEKMSKSLGNFVLTRDVIKQHDPKVVRFFMLSVHYHNPINFTEELLEGAKNSLERIQNAFFNLEHRKQTSMNMDEAEDHWFEKVNQFNKQFEDAMDDDFNTANGISVLFDITKEANLYLQEKHTSTKVIEAFQTAITSLMEVFGVQIEQEEELLDEEIDALLQERVEARKNRDFNRADEIRDSLKEQGIILEDTPQGTRWKRASNEY; the protein is encoded by the coding sequence ATGTCAATAACGATCTATAATACATTAACCCGGCAAAAAGAAGCGTTTAAGCCGCTTGAAGAAGGTAAAGTGAGTATGTATGTTTGCGGCCCGACTGTATACAATTATATTCATATCGGGAACGCCCGGCCTGCCATCGTATTTGATACAGTACGCAGGTATCTGGAGTACAAAGGATTTCAGGTGGATTACGTATTAAATTTTACCGATGTCGACGATAAAATCATTAAAGCAGCCAATGAATTGAATGAAGAAGTATCAGATGTAGCAAATCGCTTTATTGATGCTTACCTGGAGGATGTAGGTGCATTGGGTGTAAAAAAGGCAACCTATAATCCCCGTGTAACGGAAACGATGGATGACATCATAACGTTTATTTCAACGTTAATTGAAAAAGGGCATGCATATGAGGTTGATGGGGATGTATATTTTAAACCGCGTTCCTTTGAAGGATACGGGAAATTATCTCATCAATCGATTGATGAACTGCGCTCAGGTGCACGAATTCAGGTTGGCGAGAAAAAAGAGGATCCACTTGATTTTGCATTATGGAAAAAAGCAAAGGACTCAGAAATTGCCTGGAACTCACCATGGGGTCAAGGGCGGCCGGGCTGGCATATCGAATGCTCGGCGATGGTAAAGAAATATCTTGGTGAAACCATTGATATTCATGCAGGCGGACAGGATCTGACGTTTCCGCATCATGAAAATGAAATTGCCCAATCGGAAGCAATGACAGGGAAATCCTTTGCGAAATATTGGATGCATAATGGGTACATTAATATTGATAATGAAAAAATGTCCAAATCCCTCGGAAACTTTGTATTAACAAGGGATGTCATCAAACAGCATGATCCGAAAGTGGTTCGCTTCTTTATGCTGAGTGTTCATTACCATAATCCGATCAATTTTACTGAAGAATTATTGGAAGGTGCTAAAAATAGTCTGGAACGGATTCAAAATGCGTTCTTTAATTTGGAGCATCGCAAGCAAACGAGTATGAATATGGATGAAGCTGAGGATCATTGGTTTGAGAAAGTAAACCAGTTTAACAAACAATTTGAAGATGCGATGGATGATGACTTCAACACAGCAAATGGGATTTCAGTTCTATTCGACATAACAAAAGAAGCCAACCTTTACTTGCAGGAAAAACACACCTCCACAAAAGTAATCGAAGCGTTTCAGACGGCAATTACATCATTAATGGAAGTGTTCGGAGTTCAGATAGAACAGGAAGAGGAACTGCTTGATGAAGAAATTGACGCATTATTGCAGGAACGAGTGGAAGCAAGAAAAAATCGTGATTTTAATCGGGCTGATGAAATCCGTGACAGCTTAAAAGAACAAGGTATCATTTTGGAGGATACACCTCAGGGAACCCGGTGGAAACGAGCGAGCAATGAATATTGA
- the nusG gene encoding transcription termination/antitermination protein NusG, giving the protein MEKNWFAIHTYSGYENKVKTNLEKRVETMGMDDKIFRVLVPEDEETEIKNGKKKVVKKKFFPGYVLAEMVMTDDSWYVVRNTPGVTGFVGSSGHGTKPTALLPDEVDAVLKRMGVSEPVTQIDFELKENVRVTDGPFTNFTGTIEHIDADKQKVKVHVNMFGRETPVELDFSQVEKL; this is encoded by the coding sequence ATGGAAAAAAACTGGTTTGCTATTCATACGTATTCGGGGTATGAAAACAAGGTGAAAACAAATTTGGAAAAGCGTGTGGAAACGATGGGGATGGATGATAAAATCTTTCGCGTCCTCGTTCCGGAAGATGAAGAAACCGAGATCAAAAATGGCAAGAAGAAAGTGGTTAAGAAGAAATTCTTCCCCGGTTATGTCCTGGCCGAAATGGTCATGACTGACGACTCCTGGTATGTGGTCCGAAATACTCCTGGTGTAACCGGGTTTGTAGGCTCAAGCGGACACGGGACGAAGCCTACTGCACTGCTGCCTGATGAAGTGGATGCAGTACTCAAACGTATGGGAGTATCGGAACCTGTTACACAAATTGACTTTGAATTAAAAGAAAATGTTCGTGTTACCGATGGACCGTTCACTAATTTCACCGGGACAATTGAGCATATTGATGCTGATAAGCAAAAAGTTAAAGTACATGTAAATATGTTTGGCCGTGAGACACCGGTTGAACTGGACTTCTCTCAGGTTGAAAAACTGTAG
- the rplJ gene encoding 50S ribosomal protein L10, whose translation MANTNIVEQKKQLVQEIADKFRDSQSTLLVDYRGLDVAEVTELRKQLREANIDFKVYKNSMTRRAADAAELGELSETLVGPTAVAFSNEDVVAPAKILNNFAKEHEALEIKGGVIEGEIASLEQIKELASLPNYDGMVSMLLSVLQAPVRNFAYAAKAVAEQKEEQGA comes from the coding sequence ATGGCAAATACCAATATTGTTGAGCAAAAGAAACAACTTGTACAAGAGATTGCAGACAAATTCCGTGATAGTCAGTCTACATTGCTGGTTGATTATCGTGGCTTGGATGTGGCTGAGGTAACAGAACTGCGTAAACAGCTTCGTGAGGCTAACATTGACTTCAAAGTTTATAAAAACTCAATGACACGTCGTGCTGCCGATGCTGCTGAACTAGGTGAGTTATCTGAAACGTTAGTTGGCCCAACTGCTGTAGCATTCAGTAATGAAGACGTAGTGGCACCAGCTAAAATTTTGAATAACTTTGCTAAAGAACATGAAGCGTTGGAAATTAAAGGCGGCGTAATTGAAGGTGAAATTGCATCACTTGAACAAATCAAGGAACTTGCAAGCCTTCCAAACTACGACGGCATGGTTTCTATGTTGCTTAGCGTACTGCAAGCACCTGTACGTAACTTTGCATATGCTGCAAAAGCTGTTGCAGAACAAAAAGAAGAACAAGGTGCGTAA
- the rpmG gene encoding 50S ribosomal protein L33 has protein sequence MVRLNKKITLACAICSSRNYSTTKNVSTQAVRLEVQKYCKTCGKHTLHRETK, from the coding sequence GTGGTACGATTGAATAAAAAGATAACTTTAGCGTGTGCAATTTGTTCAAGCAGAAATTATTCGACAACCAAAAATGTATCCACACAGGCTGTACGACTGGAAGTACAAAAATATTGTAAAACATGTGGAAAACATACATTGCACCGTGAGACGAAATAA
- the rlmB gene encoding 23S rRNA (guanosine(2251)-2'-O)-methyltransferase RlmB, with translation MDQEIIIGKNPVIEALKSGRSVNKVLVTEQLNKQSFGKLQNLSKKAGTILQKVPKHKLDQLANGNHQGVLAYVAPYQYATLEDLFQKAESKNEEAFFIILDELEDPHNLGSILRTADATGAHGIIIPKRRSVGLTATVAKTAAGALEHIPVARVTNIANTIDELKDRNVWVVGTEADGTEDYRALDGALPIAVVIGNEGKGMSRLVKEKCDWTISLPMTGHVSSLNASVACSLLLYEVYRKRFPLGE, from the coding sequence ATGGACCAGGAAATTATTATTGGCAAAAATCCAGTAATTGAAGCATTAAAGTCAGGTAGATCGGTGAACAAGGTATTAGTGACGGAGCAACTGAATAAGCAATCATTCGGAAAGTTGCAGAACCTTAGTAAAAAAGCGGGCACAATACTTCAAAAGGTTCCGAAACATAAGCTGGATCAACTAGCGAATGGAAATCATCAGGGTGTCTTAGCTTATGTTGCTCCCTACCAATATGCAACACTGGAGGATTTGTTTCAAAAGGCAGAATCCAAAAACGAGGAAGCTTTTTTCATTATTTTGGACGAGCTTGAAGATCCGCATAATCTCGGTTCTATTTTACGGACGGCAGATGCAACCGGTGCTCATGGTATTATCATTCCAAAGCGTCGATCAGTTGGTCTTACAGCAACTGTTGCAAAAACCGCAGCAGGTGCACTGGAACATATTCCGGTTGCCCGGGTTACCAATATTGCAAACACGATTGATGAACTGAAGGACCGTAACGTATGGGTTGTTGGGACAGAAGCAGACGGCACCGAGGACTACCGCGCACTTGATGGCGCACTGCCGATTGCCGTTGTGATAGGGAATGAAGGAAAAGGTATGAGCAGGCTCGTTAAAGAAAAATGCGACTGGACCATTAGTCTTCCTATGACGGGACATGTTTCCTCCCTGAATGCTTCTGTTGCATGCAGCTTACTGTTGTATGAGGTATATCGAAAAAGGTTTCCACTTGGTGAATAG
- the rplL gene encoding 50S ribosomal protein L7/L12, translated as MTKEQIIDAIKEMSVLDLNDLVKAIEEEFGVTAAAPVAVAGGGGGEEAAEEKTEFDVELQDAGASKIKVVKAVREITGLGLKDAKDLVDNAPKAVKEGISKEDAEEIKGQLEEAGATVEVK; from the coding sequence ATGACGAAAGAACAAATCATTGATGCGATTAAAGAAATGTCTGTTTTAGATCTAAACGATCTTGTAAAAGCTATTGAAGAAGAATTTGGAGTAACTGCTGCAGCTCCAGTTGCTGTAGCTGGTGGAGGCGGCGGTGAAGAAGCTGCTGAAGAAAAAACTGAATTTGATGTAGAACTTCAGGATGCCGGCGCTTCAAAAATTAAAGTTGTTAAAGCTGTTCGCGAAATCACTGGCCTTGGTCTTAAAGACGCAAAAGACTTAGTTGATAACGCACCTAAAGCAGTTAAAGAAGGCATTTCCAAAGAAGATGCTGAAGAAATTAAAGGTCAACTAGAAGAAGCAGGCGCAACTGTAGAAGTTAAGTAA
- a CDS encoding class I SAM-dependent methyltransferase: MTEHYFSKKPLSKSSPKKWNYQLRGNKYTFESDYGVFSKNEVDYGSRLLIEQFVEPAIAGDFLDLGCGYGPIGITLADCYNDRTVVMADINERAIELAEQNAKHNNVENTEFVLSDRFSNITNRSFAAILTNPPIRAGKKLVHQMFEDSKGALLDQGQLWVVIQKKQGAPSAKDKLHELFGNVEVIARNKGYFIFRATKV, encoded by the coding sequence ATGACAGAGCATTACTTTTCGAAAAAACCTCTATCTAAAAGTTCACCTAAGAAATGGAATTATCAACTACGAGGCAATAAGTATACATTTGAAAGCGACTATGGTGTTTTTTCAAAAAATGAAGTGGATTATGGTTCGCGTTTATTGATAGAACAATTTGTGGAGCCGGCGATTGCAGGTGATTTTTTGGACCTTGGTTGCGGATATGGCCCAATCGGTATTACGCTGGCGGATTGTTATAATGATCGAACTGTCGTCATGGCAGACATTAATGAACGTGCAATTGAACTAGCCGAGCAAAACGCCAAACATAATAACGTGGAAAATACCGAATTTGTGTTAAGTGACAGGTTCAGTAATATAACGAACCGTTCATTTGCTGCCATTCTTACAAACCCGCCGATAAGGGCAGGGAAGAAATTAGTCCATCAAATGTTTGAAGACAGTAAAGGCGCCCTTTTGGATCAAGGTCAGTTATGGGTAGTAATCCAGAAGAAGCAAGGTGCCCCATCAGCTAAGGATAAACTGCATGAGTTATTCGGAAATGTTGAGGTAATTGCTCGTAACAAAGGATATTTTATATTTCGGGCAACAAAAGTTTGA
- the secE gene encoding preprotein translocase subunit SecE, whose protein sequence is MKLIQFFKNVSREMKKVSWPKGRELTSYTITVITTVVFVTIFFTLIDLGITQILELF, encoded by the coding sequence ATGAAACTCATTCAATTTTTCAAAAATGTTTCCAGAGAGATGAAAAAGGTCAGCTGGCCAAAAGGTCGTGAGTTAACCAGTTATACGATCACTGTAATTACTACAGTTGTTTTTGTAACCATATTCTTTACACTAATCGACCTTGGAATTACACAGATATTGGAATTATTTTGA
- the sigH gene encoding RNA polymerase sporulation sigma factor SigH, whose amino-acid sequence MSVKLAETDVNSFKMLDDDEIIRFIHQGNSQALDFLIHKYINFVRAKARTYFIVGADREDIIQEGMIGLYKAIRDYDGDKLSSFKAFAELCVTRQIITAIKTATRQKHIPLNSYVSLDKPIYDEESDRTLLDVVAGSKAIDPQELLVNREKFGDMEGKLSELLSELEKKVLHLYLDGCTYQEISVLLKRHVKSIDNALQRVKRKLEQLLEENGASIK is encoded by the coding sequence GTGAGTGTCAAGCTGGCAGAGACAGATGTTAATAGCTTTAAAATGCTTGATGATGATGAAATTATCCGCTTTATCCATCAGGGGAATAGTCAAGCACTGGATTTCTTAATACATAAATATATTAATTTTGTTCGGGCAAAAGCGCGAACCTATTTCATTGTCGGTGCTGATAGAGAGGATATTATTCAAGAAGGGATGATAGGACTCTATAAGGCGATTCGTGATTATGATGGGGACAAGCTCTCATCATTTAAGGCATTTGCCGAACTGTGTGTGACCAGGCAAATTATTACGGCTATTAAAACGGCTACCAGGCAAAAACACATACCGCTTAATTCGTATGTTTCCCTTGATAAACCAATCTATGATGAAGAATCTGACCGTACATTACTGGATGTTGTTGCAGGGTCAAAAGCAATCGATCCACAGGAATTACTGGTAAACAGAGAAAAATTCGGTGATATGGAAGGTAAACTGTCTGAATTGTTAAGCGAGTTAGAAAAGAAAGTGCTGCATCTGTATTTGGATGGATGTACCTACCAGGAAATCTCTGTTCTTTTAAAACGTCATGTCAAATCAATTGACAATGCGCTTCAGCGCGTAAAGCGCAAACTGGAGCAATTGCTTGAAGAGAATGGCGCCAGTATTAAATGA
- a CDS encoding NYN domain-containing protein, which yields MVILVVDGYNIIGAWEELQRLKEKEIGQARDRLVELMAEYQGYSGYRVIVVFDAYYVKGIESKLNSYKVEIIYTKENETADECIEKLVKDLKNVQNQVYVATSDYAEQRTIFGRGALRKSARELSIELQDIEREIEDRIEEHKKIKPQTKIPLRKDVLEKFEKWRRGQH from the coding sequence ATGGTTATCTTAGTCGTTGATGGATACAATATTATCGGAGCATGGGAAGAACTGCAAAGACTTAAAGAAAAAGAGATCGGACAGGCACGCGATCGTTTAGTGGAATTAATGGCTGAGTATCAGGGGTACTCCGGGTACCGGGTTATCGTAGTATTTGATGCGTATTATGTTAAAGGGATCGAAAGCAAACTTAATTCATATAAAGTTGAAATAATCTACACGAAAGAAAATGAAACAGCAGATGAGTGTATTGAAAAGCTTGTTAAGGATTTAAAAAATGTACAAAACCAGGTATATGTTGCAACCTCGGACTATGCGGAGCAGCGTACTATATTTGGGCGCGGAGCATTACGAAAATCAGCCAGAGAGTTATCTATTGAATTACAGGACATTGAAAGAGAAATAGAAGATAGAATAGAGGAGCACAAAAAAATCAAGCCGCAAACGAAAATACCTTTGCGTAAGGATGTGCTGGAAAAATTCGAAAAATGGCGAAGGGGGCAGCATTAA
- the rplK gene encoding 50S ribosomal protein L11, which yields MAKKVIKLVKLQIPAGKANPAPPVGPALGQAGVNIMGFCKEFNARTQDQAGMIIPVEITVFEDRSFTFITKTPPAAVLLKKAAGIDTASGEPNRNKVATVKRDKVKEIAETKMPDLNAADVDAAMRMVEGTARSMGITIED from the coding sequence GTGGCTAAAAAAGTAATCAAGTTAGTTAAATTGCAAATTCCAGCAGGGAAAGCGAACCCGGCACCACCAGTAGGACCTGCATTAGGTCAAGCAGGTGTTAATATCATGGGATTCTGTAAGGAATTTAACGCACGTACGCAAGATCAAGCTGGTATGATTATTCCGGTTGAAATTACGGTATTTGAAGACCGTTCATTTACATTTATTACAAAAACTCCGCCTGCTGCTGTTTTATTGAAAAAAGCAGCTGGGATTGACACTGCTTCAGGAGAACCAAACCGTAATAAAGTCGCTACTGTTAAACGCGATAAAGTAAAAGAGATTGCGGAAACAAAAATGCCTGATTTAAATGCAGCTGACGTAGATGCAGCAATGCGCATGGTTGAAGGAACTGCACGCAGCATGGGCATCACGATTGAAGATTAA